The Bacteroides sp. AN502(2024) DNA segment AATGGATTGCACCGGATTACTACGAAAGGTATATATACCAAAAAGGAGTAGCATGACACTCCCCAATAACTGCAGATAGAAAATATTCTTATTGATATAATCGAACACAAAACTCATCCCGTAACCGGTAAGCAAAGCGTATGCTATATCGCTTAACGAGGCTCCCAGCCCCGTTACAAATCCGTACCAACGCCCTTTATTCAGAGTCCTCTGGATACATAATACGCCCACCGGACCGAGAGGTGCGGACACAACAACGCCAATAATAAAGCCTTTCACTAATATATCGAATATGGTCTCTATCTGAATCATGTCGCAAATATCGCACTTTTTTGTGATATGGGGATAGTATATTAACGTTTTTTCCACACAAGAATCACTATATATAGCGCCAATAAGTAAAATGTACATCGAAAATAAACATATTAAATAAGGTATAGGAATTTATTCTCATTTTTTTTCCTACCACCAACGAAATTGATTATCTTTGCGCCACAGAAAAAGAGAAGAGTTTCTCCTACAGGAACTTCAATCGTAAAATCGTAAATCGTAAAATTGTAAATATACAACATGATTCTTTTTTTCAGAACCCCTTCCAGGAGCGTGATTGCCGTAGAGAGCAACCATCAGCTCATCCCTGACGAAAGTAATAAACTCTGCTGGCTTTTTGGCGAAGCCGTGATGGAAAGTGAAGAAAACCTGAAAGGCTGTTTCGTTGGCCCGCGCCGCGAAATGATCACTCCTTGGAGTACAAACGCAGTAGAAATCACCCAGAACATGGGGCTCGAAGGCATCAGCCGCATCGAGGAATACTTCCCTGTTAAGGACGAAAACGCAGACTACGACCCAATGCTCCAACGCATGTATAAAGGACTCGACCCAAATGTATTCACGACAAACCGTCAGCCGGAACCGCTCATCTACATCGAAGATCTCGAAGTGTACAACGAACAAGAAGGCCTGGCTCTTTCTAAGGAAGAAATGGACTATCTGAAGAAGGTAGAAAAGGATCTCGGACGAAAACTGACTGACTCCGAAGTATTCGGTTTCGCCCAAATCAACTCCGAACACTGCCGCCACAAAATCTTCGGCGGAACGTTTATCATCGACGGTGTAGAACAGGAGTCTTCCCTGTTCCAGATGATTAAAAAGACGACGCAGGAAAATCCGAATAAAATCATCTCTGCTTATAAAGACAATGTAGCTTTTGCCGAAGGTCCGGTTGTTGAACAGTTTGCTCCGGCAGATCATTCAAAACCTGATTTTTTCCAGATAAAGGACATCAAGAGTGTAATCTCGCTGAAAGCGGAAACACATAACTTCCCGACTACCGTAGAACCATTCAACGGTGCTTCAACCGGTACCGGTGGTGAAATCCGCGACCGTATGGGGGGTGGTAAAGGTTCATGGCCGATTGCAGGTACTGCTGTCTACATGACTTCTTACCCGCGCACCGATGAAGGACGCGAATGGGAAGAAATTCTTCCGGTACGCAAATGGTTGTACCAGACTCCGGAACAGATTCTTATCAAAGCATCAAACGGTGCTTCCGACTTCGGTAACAAGTTCGGGCAGCCGCTGATCTGCGGTTCGGTACTGACTTTCGAACATGCGGAAAACAAGGAAGTTTATGGTTACGACAAAGTAATCATGCTTGCCGGCGGTGTAGGTTACGGCACACAACGTGACTGTCTGAAAGGCACACCGGAAGCAGGAAACAAAGTGGTAGTAATCGGTGGTGACAACTATCGTATTGGACTGGGTGGCGGTTCCGTATCTTCTGTTGATACCGGTCGTTACAGCAGCGGTATTGAGTTGAATGCCGTACAACGCGCTAACGCTGAAATGCAGAAACGTGCCAACAACGTGGTACGCGCTCTTTGTGAAGAAGAGGTGAATCCGGTGGTTTCCATCCATGACCACGGTTCTGCCGGACACGTAAACTGTCTGTCCGAACTCGTGGAAGAATGTGGTGGCTTGATCGACATGAGCAAATTGCCTATCGGTGACAAAACTTTGTCTGCCAAAGAAATCATCGCTAACGAGAGCCAGGAACGTATGGGTCTGTTGATTAAGGAAGAAGCCATCGAACATGTACGCAAGATTGCCGAACGCGAACGCGCTCCGATGTACGTAGTCGGTGAAACCACCGGCGATCATCGTTTCGCTTTCCAACAGGCTGACGGTGTACGTCCGTTTGATCTTGCCGTAGAACAGATGTTCGGCTCTTCTCCCAAGACATATATGGTAGACAAAACAGTGGAACGTCATTACGAAATGCCGAAATACGAATTGTCTAAGCTACACGAATATCTGACGAATGTATTACAGCTTGAAGCTGTTGCCTGCAAAGACTGGTTGACGAATAAGGTAGACCGTTCCGTAACAGGTAAAGTGGCTCGTCAGCAATGCCAGGGAGAACTTCAGTTGCCGTTGAGTGACTGTGGTGTCGTAGCACTTGACTACCGTGGCGAAAAAGGCATCGCTACTTCTATCGGACATGCTCCACAAGCAGCATTGGCTGATCCGGCCGCCGGTTCTATTCTTTCTGTATCCGAAGCACTGACTAATCTTGTCTGGGCTCCGATGGCGGAAGGCATGGACAGCATTTCTCTGTCTGCCAACTGGATGTGGCCTTGCCGTTCTCAAGAAGGTGAAAATGCGCGTCTATACACAGCAGTGAAAGCATTGAGCGATTTTTGTTGTGCACTGCAAATCAATGTTCCTACCGGAAAAGACTCTCTGTCTATGACACAGAAATATCCGAACGGTGAAAAAGTGATTTCTCCGGGAACTGTGATTGTTTCAGCCGGCGGTGAAGTTTCCGATGTGAAGAAAGTGGTATCCCCGGTATTGGTTAACAATGAAAAGACTACGCTTTATCATATTGACTTCAGTTTCGACGAACTGAAGTTAGGAGGTTCGGCTTTCGCACAATCTTTGGGTAAAGTGGGTGATGAAGTACCTTGCGTACAGGATGCCGAATATTTCCGTGACGCTTTCCTTGCTGTACAGGAACTTGTGAACAAAGGGTTGATTCTTGCAGGACATGATATTTCTGCCGGTGGTTTGATTACGACATTACTCGAAATGTGCTTCTCTAATGTAGAAGGCGGTATGGAAATCAGCCTCGACAAAATGAAGGAAGAAGATATCGTTAAGATTCTGTTTGCAGAAAATCCGGGTATCGTTATCCAGATCAGCGATAAACATAAAGATGAAGTGAAGAAGATTCTGGAAGAAGCGGGTGTAGGCTATATAAAGTTAGGTAAACCGACTGACGAACGCCACATTTTGGTATCTAAAGGCGGTGCTACTTATCAGTTTGGTATCGATTACATGCGTGATGTTTGGTACTCTTCTTCTTACCTGCTCGATCGCAAACAATCAATGAACGGTTGTGCTAAAGCACGTTTCGAAAATTATAAGATGCAACCTGTTGAATTCGCTTTCATGCCGGAATTCAAAGGTAAGCTTTCTCAATATGGTATCACTCCGGACCGTCGTACACCAAGCGGTATCTGTGCGGCTATCATCCGTGAGAAGGGTACAAACGGTGAGCGCGAAATGGCTTACTCGCTCTATTTGGCCGGTTTCGATGTAAAAGATGTTACGATGACCGACCTCATCAGCGGACGCGAAACATTGGAAGACGTAAACATGATCGTTTACTGTGGTGGTTTCTCTAACTCCGATGTACTGGGCTCTGCCAAAGGATGGGCAGGCGCCTTCTTGTTCAACCCGAAAGCTAAAGAGGCATTGGATAAATACTATGCACGCGAAGATACATTGTCATTAGGTGTCTGCAACGGTTGCCAGCTGATGATGGAACTCAACCTTATCAACCCGGAATTGAAGAAGAAAGGCAAGATGCTGCATAACAATTCGCACAAATTCGAATCACGCTTCCTCGGCCTTACTATCCCGACCAACCGCAGTGTGATGTTCGGCTCTTTGAGTGGAAACAAACTGGGCATCTGGGTAGCTCACGGAGAAGGAAAATTCTCTTTGCCGTATGATGAAGACAAATACAATGTAGTGGCGAAGTATAGCTATGACGAATATCCGGGCAACCCGAACGGTTCCGATTATTCTATCGCAGCACTGGCTAGCGCAGACGGACGTCACCTGGCTATCATGCCTCATCTGGAACGTTCGATCTTCCCATGGCAAAACGGTTATTATCCGGCTGACCGCAAGAATAGCGATCAGGTTACTCCATGGATAGAAGCGTTTGTTAATGCCCGCAAGTGGGTGGAAGCAAAAATGAAATAAATCATTTCTACATTTATAGAGGCTGGTACTTTCAATAGTACCTGCCTTTTGTTTTATTGAGTTTCTACTCTACCCAAAGGCGTCTGACAAATACCAAAACACTGAAAACAAACAGTATATACAAATAGCTATAAAATAGTCTGTTTTCTTAATTTTGGGGGGCGATGTTATCTTCCACCAAAATTTTGTAATATAGGATTTTTTTCTTAATTTTGTCAAACTTTCCCTCTCATTAAAGATTCAGTAACCCTTAAAGGTCCTATTTATATGAAAAAATGGCTTTTTCTAATCTTATTGTTTCCTCTAACTTGTGTCGCACAGACATATCGATATCTCGGAGTGGAGGATGGGTTAAGTAACCGGCGGGTCTACTGCATTCAAAAAGATAAAACCGGATATATGTGGTTCCTCACACACGAAGGTATTGATCGATACAATGGAAAAGAATTTAAACGATATAAGCTAATGGATGGTGACACGGAAGTGAACTCTCTATTAAATCTAAACTGGCTTTATATCGATCAGAAAGGAGTCTTATGGGAAATCGGGAAAAAAGGAAAAGTATTCCAATATGACCCAATTCACGACTGCTTCAATCTGGTATACAAATTACCCATGGAAAGCTTTAGTGAACAACCAGATCCAGTAACTTATGCTTGGTGCGATGAGAGCAAGCATATCTGGCTGTGCAATGAAGATACCATCTTTCTCTATAACACAGAAACCCAACAAGTCACCCATATAAAAAATGAAATAAGTGAAGATATCACTAATATTGAGCAAATAGACAGATCACATTTCTTCATCGGTACGGAATTGGGCATTCATTATGCCAAACTGGAAAATAACACACTGGAACTTATCAATTGCGATAAGCTGGATAATGTGAAAGTTCAAGTTATCGATCTACATTTCGACAAAAAGATTCGTAAACTATTCATCGGAACTTTCCTGCAGGGAATTATCGTTTACGATATGAATACCCAATCTGTCATACGACCGGAAAATAATCTAAAAGACATCAGCATCAAACGATTCAAACCGCTAAATGATAAAGAGTTATTGATAGCGACCGATGGCGGAGGAGTACACAAGATAAATATGGATACTTATCAAATAGTACCCGAAATTGTGGCTGATTATAACAGTAATTGTGGCATGAACGGTAACAGTATCAATGACATTTTCGTGGATGATGAAGAACGGATATGGCTGGCTAATTATCCCATCGGAATCACGATACAAAACAATCGTTATACGAGCTACAAATGGATTAAGCACTCCATCGGTAATAAGCAGTCTTTAATCAACGATCAGGTGAACGCCATTATTGAAGACAGAGACGGAGATTTATGGTTTGCAACGAACAATGGCATCAGTTTTCTTAACTCAAAAACCGGACAATGGAGATCGGTACTTAGTGCTTTTGAAGAGTCACAAGATAACAAAAGTCACATTTTTCTCACGATATGTGAAGTGGCTCCCGGAACTATCTGGGCAGGCGGATACTCTTCCGGTATTTACCAGATAGATAAGAAAACGTTCAGTGTTGGTTATTTCATGCCCCCTTTGTACACTCATACAAACAAGCGACCAGACAAATATATACGTGATATCCATACAGATATGCAGGGTTATATATGGTCGGGAGGATTCTACAACCTCAAACGTATAAATCTGAGAACTCAGGAAGTACGATTTTATGATGGATTAAATTCCATAACCGCCATCATTGAGAAGAATGAAAAAAGTATGTGGATTGGTAGCGCTACCGGCTTATGTCTGTTAGATAAAGAGTCCGGTAAATTTGAACGAATAAAACTTCCAGTAGAGTCAAGTTATATCTACTCCTTGTATCAGGCAAAAAACGGTTTATTGTATATAGGTACCAGTGGGTCAGGACTATTGATTTATGATATTAACAAGAAATTGTTCACTCATTACTACTCTGAAAACTGTGCTTTAATATCCAATAATATCTATACCATCCTATCGGATGAGGACAAAAACATGATAATGAGTACAGAAAGCGGACTGACAAGTTTCTATCCCGAAGAAAAAAAATTCCATAACTGGACCAAAGATATGGGATTGATGACCACCCATTTCAATGCGTTGTCAGGCACATTGCGAAAAAACAATAAATTCATTTTAGGCAGCTTGGACGGAGCAGTTGAATTTGATAAGGACATGAAATTTCCAAGGAGTTATTCCTCCAAAATGATTTTCAGCGATTTCAAACTTTTCTATCAGACAATCTATCTGGGTGATGAAGATTCTCCGTTAAAAGCAAGCATCAATGAAACAAAGGAACTGAAGTTAAAATACAATCAGAACATCTTCTCTTTACAGGTTTCCTCCATCAATTACGATTATCCCGCCAACATCCTTTATTCCTGGAGATTAGAAGGCTTTTATGATGAATGGAGCAAACCTGGAACCGAGAATACGATTCGTTACACCAATCTTGCACCGGGCAAATATACACTAAGAGTACGTACTATCTCCAATGAAGACAAACGCATCGTACTTGAAGAAAGAAGTATGGACATTATTATCTCCCGACCTTTCTGGCTGACAATTTGGGCTATGCTACTTTATGCAGCCTTTCTTTGTCTCATCGCTATCATTCTATTACGTATCCTGATTTTGAGAAAGCAGCGTAAAGTCTCTGACGAGAAAATACATTTCTTTATCAATACGGCACATGATATCCGTACCCCATTGACGCTTATCAAAGCACCTTTGGAAGAACTACGTGAAAAAGAAGAGTTGAGCAAAGAAGGGATTTCAAACATGAATACGGCATTACGAAACGTCAATGCTCTGCTGCGCCTGACGACCAATCTTATCAACTTTGAAAGAGCAGACGTATATTCTTCCGAACTATATATTTCAGAACATGAACTAAACGCGTTTACGAATGAAATATTCAATGCATTTCAACAATACGCCAACATCAAACACATCAACTTCACTTATAAAAGTAATTTCAAATATATGAATGTATGGTTTGATAAAGAGAAGATGGAGTCTATTTTTAAGAACATCATTACGAATGCATTGAAATATACTCCCGAAAATGGAGATGTACAGGTTTTCGTTTCTGAATCAACGGATTCATGGAGTATGGAAGTCAGAGACACAGGAATCGGAATTCCGGCTAACGAACAAAAGAAGTTGTTCAAACTACATTTCCGTGGCAGCAATGCTATTAATTCCAAAAT contains these protein-coding regions:
- the purL gene encoding phosphoribosylformylglycinamidine synthase, with the translated sequence MILFFRTPSRSVIAVESNHQLIPDESNKLCWLFGEAVMESEENLKGCFVGPRREMITPWSTNAVEITQNMGLEGISRIEEYFPVKDENADYDPMLQRMYKGLDPNVFTTNRQPEPLIYIEDLEVYNEQEGLALSKEEMDYLKKVEKDLGRKLTDSEVFGFAQINSEHCRHKIFGGTFIIDGVEQESSLFQMIKKTTQENPNKIISAYKDNVAFAEGPVVEQFAPADHSKPDFFQIKDIKSVISLKAETHNFPTTVEPFNGASTGTGGEIRDRMGGGKGSWPIAGTAVYMTSYPRTDEGREWEEILPVRKWLYQTPEQILIKASNGASDFGNKFGQPLICGSVLTFEHAENKEVYGYDKVIMLAGGVGYGTQRDCLKGTPEAGNKVVVIGGDNYRIGLGGGSVSSVDTGRYSSGIELNAVQRANAEMQKRANNVVRALCEEEVNPVVSIHDHGSAGHVNCLSELVEECGGLIDMSKLPIGDKTLSAKEIIANESQERMGLLIKEEAIEHVRKIAERERAPMYVVGETTGDHRFAFQQADGVRPFDLAVEQMFGSSPKTYMVDKTVERHYEMPKYELSKLHEYLTNVLQLEAVACKDWLTNKVDRSVTGKVARQQCQGELQLPLSDCGVVALDYRGEKGIATSIGHAPQAALADPAAGSILSVSEALTNLVWAPMAEGMDSISLSANWMWPCRSQEGENARLYTAVKALSDFCCALQINVPTGKDSLSMTQKYPNGEKVISPGTVIVSAGGEVSDVKKVVSPVLVNNEKTTLYHIDFSFDELKLGGSAFAQSLGKVGDEVPCVQDAEYFRDAFLAVQELVNKGLILAGHDISAGGLITTLLEMCFSNVEGGMEISLDKMKEEDIVKILFAENPGIVIQISDKHKDEVKKILEEAGVGYIKLGKPTDERHILVSKGGATYQFGIDYMRDVWYSSSYLLDRKQSMNGCAKARFENYKMQPVEFAFMPEFKGKLSQYGITPDRRTPSGICAAIIREKGTNGEREMAYSLYLAGFDVKDVTMTDLISGRETLEDVNMIVYCGGFSNSDVLGSAKGWAGAFLFNPKAKEALDKYYAREDTLSLGVCNGCQLMMELNLINPELKKKGKMLHNNSHKFESRFLGLTIPTNRSVMFGSLSGNKLGIWVAHGEGKFSLPYDEDKYNVVAKYSYDEYPGNPNGSDYSIAALASADGRHLAIMPHLERSIFPWQNGYYPADRKNSDQVTPWIEAFVNARKWVEAKMK
- a CDS encoding two-component regulator propeller domain-containing protein yields the protein MKKWLFLILLFPLTCVAQTYRYLGVEDGLSNRRVYCIQKDKTGYMWFLTHEGIDRYNGKEFKRYKLMDGDTEVNSLLNLNWLYIDQKGVLWEIGKKGKVFQYDPIHDCFNLVYKLPMESFSEQPDPVTYAWCDESKHIWLCNEDTIFLYNTETQQVTHIKNEISEDITNIEQIDRSHFFIGTELGIHYAKLENNTLELINCDKLDNVKVQVIDLHFDKKIRKLFIGTFLQGIIVYDMNTQSVIRPENNLKDISIKRFKPLNDKELLIATDGGGVHKINMDTYQIVPEIVADYNSNCGMNGNSINDIFVDDEERIWLANYPIGITIQNNRYTSYKWIKHSIGNKQSLINDQVNAIIEDRDGDLWFATNNGISFLNSKTGQWRSVLSAFEESQDNKSHIFLTICEVAPGTIWAGGYSSGIYQIDKKTFSVGYFMPPLYTHTNKRPDKYIRDIHTDMQGYIWSGGFYNLKRINLRTQEVRFYDGLNSITAIIEKNEKSMWIGSATGLCLLDKESGKFERIKLPVESSYIYSLYQAKNGLLYIGTSGSGLLIYDINKKLFTHYYSENCALISNNIYTILSDEDKNMIMSTESGLTSFYPEEKKFHNWTKDMGLMTTHFNALSGTLRKNNKFILGSLDGAVEFDKDMKFPRSYSSKMIFSDFKLFYQTIYLGDEDSPLKASINETKELKLKYNQNIFSLQVSSINYDYPANILYSWRLEGFYDEWSKPGTENTIRYTNLAPGKYTLRVRTISNEDKRIVLEERSMDIIISRPFWLTIWAMLLYAAFLCLIAIILLRILILRKQRKVSDEKIHFFINTAHDIRTPLTLIKAPLEELREKEELSKEGISNMNTALRNVNALLRLTTNLINFERADVYSSELYISEHELNAFTNEIFNAFQQYANIKHINFTYKSNFKYMNVWFDKEKMESIFKNIITNALKYTPENGDVQVFVSESTDSWSMEVRDTGIGIPANEQKKLFKLHFRGSNAINSKITGSGIGLMLVWKLVRLHKGKINLSSIENQGSVIKITFPKDSKRFRKAHLATPSKQRIAIDNVPSSSPEIHETTQKKENRNHHRILIVEDNDELRSYLSQTLSKEYVVQVCSNGKEALTIIPEYKPELVISDIMMPEMRGDELCQAIKNNIETSHIPVILLTALNNEKDILSGLQIGADEYIVKPFNIGILKANVANLLANRALLRSKYANPDLDDEENDEDCINYSQNIDWKFIANVKKNVKDNIGNPDLTVDVLCNLMGMSRTSFYNKLRALTDQAPGDYIRLIRLKRAVQLLKEGTHSITEIAEMTGFSDVKYFREVFKKHFNVSPSQYGKEKKTVSKEGGEKKE